A stretch of Paenibacillus mucilaginosus 3016 DNA encodes these proteins:
- a CDS encoding amino acid ABC transporter substrate-binding protein: protein MKKRLAAIGLVLTAAFTILTGCSGDTGAAGGDKKLVVGIDDKFAPMGFRDEKNEIVGFDIDYAKAAAEKMGTEVEFQPIDWKTKESELNSGRIDLIWNGYTITEERKGKVLFTKPYLKNAQVVVTLAKSNLSKLDELEGKTVGLQSLSSAADALNASPVKSKIKTVTEYADNVLALSDLKIGRVDAVVIDEVVVKYYMAKEKDTFKLMSESLAPEEYGVGVKKGNEELLQKLQKALDELNQDGTAAKISQKWFGEDKVLK, encoded by the coding sequence GTGAAGAAACGTTTGGCAGCCATAGGACTCGTATTAACAGCCGCTTTCACCATTCTGACCGGATGCTCGGGGGACACCGGTGCCGCAGGCGGGGACAAGAAGCTTGTGGTCGGCATCGATGACAAGTTCGCTCCGATGGGCTTCCGCGATGAGAAGAACGAGATTGTCGGATTCGATATCGACTACGCGAAAGCGGCGGCCGAGAAGATGGGCACGGAGGTGGAATTCCAGCCGATCGACTGGAAGACGAAGGAATCCGAGCTGAACAGCGGACGGATCGACCTGATCTGGAACGGGTACACGATCACCGAGGAGCGCAAAGGCAAGGTTCTTTTCACGAAGCCTTACCTGAAGAACGCCCAGGTCGTGGTCACGCTGGCGAAGTCGAACCTGTCGAAGCTGGATGAACTCGAAGGCAAGACCGTCGGTCTGCAGTCCCTCTCTTCGGCAGCAGACGCGCTCAATGCCAGCCCGGTGAAGTCGAAGATCAAGACGGTCACCGAATATGCGGACAACGTTCTCGCCCTCAGCGACCTCAAGATCGGCCGCGTGGATGCAGTCGTCATCGACGAAGTCGTCGTGAAGTACTACATGGCGAAGGAGAAGGATACGTTCAAGCTGATGAGCGAATCCCTCGCTCCGGAAGAGTACGGCGTAGGCGTGAAGAAAGGCAACGAAGAGCTGCTTCAGAAGCTGCAGAAGGCGCTCGACGAGCTGAACCAGGACGGTACGGCCGCCAAGATTTCGCAGAAGTGGTTCGGCGAAGACAAGGTCCTGAAGTAG
- a CDS encoding amino acid ABC transporter permease, producing MSAGDYISMIKPMLEGAQMTVLLFLIAIAASIPLGFVLTLAVKSSIKPISWLAHSYIYVMRGTPLLLQLLFICFGLPMIPGIGEFLVLDRFAAACLGFILNYAAYFAEIFRGGLLAIDKGQYEASQVLGLSKWQTTTRIILPQMFRVALPSVSNESITLVKDTALLYAVAVPELLHYAQTVVNRDFTIVPFFFAGVIYLIMTLALTAFFKWLEQRFKFE from the coding sequence ATGTCCGCAGGAGATTATATCTCGATGATCAAGCCCATGCTCGAAGGGGCGCAGATGACGGTGCTGCTCTTCCTCATCGCCATCGCCGCTTCCATCCCGCTGGGCTTCGTACTCACTCTCGCTGTCAAAAGCAGCATCAAGCCGATATCCTGGCTTGCCCACAGCTACATCTATGTCATGCGCGGCACGCCGCTGCTGCTGCAGCTGCTCTTCATCTGCTTCGGGCTCCCGATGATTCCCGGGATCGGCGAATTCCTGGTGCTCGACCGTTTTGCCGCAGCGTGCCTCGGCTTCATCCTGAACTACGCGGCTTACTTCGCCGAGATCTTCCGCGGCGGCCTGCTCGCCATCGACAAGGGCCAGTATGAAGCCTCGCAGGTGCTGGGCTTAAGCAAATGGCAGACGACGACGCGTATCATTCTGCCGCAGATGTTCCGTGTTGCGCTGCCCTCGGTATCGAACGAATCGATCACGCTCGTCAAGGATACGGCCCTGCTCTACGCCGTCGCCGTTCCGGAGCTGCTGCACTACGCCCAGACGGTGGTCAACCGCGACTTTACGATCGTTCCGTTCTTCTTCGCCGGCGTGATCTATCTGATCATGACGCTTGCCCTGACCGCCTTCTTCAAGTGGCTGGAGCAGCGTTTCAAATTTGAATAA
- a CDS encoding amino acid ABC transporter ATP-binding protein, translating into MAIIEVSGLKKSYGTLDVLKRITFDVSKNDVVAVIGPSGSGKSTMLRSLVHLEEVNGGTIRVAGEDLVRDGVYSKPQEIKRITAKMGMVFQHFNLFPHLTVQENLELAPRLVKGESSEALRRRSSELLEKVGLTGRAAAYPAKLSGGQKQRVAIARALMMNPEILLFDEPTSALDPELTGEVLQVMKSLAEEHMTMIVVTHEMGFAREVASRVLFMDNGEIIESGPPEQLFGSPQHERTKAFLGRSYQ; encoded by the coding sequence GTGGCTATCATTGAAGTATCCGGCCTCAAAAAATCATACGGCACGCTCGACGTGCTGAAGAGAATCACCTTCGACGTCAGCAAGAACGATGTCGTTGCGGTTATCGGTCCCTCCGGCTCCGGCAAGAGCACGATGCTGCGCTCGCTAGTGCACCTGGAGGAGGTCAACGGCGGCACGATCCGTGTAGCCGGCGAGGATCTCGTCCGGGACGGCGTCTACTCGAAGCCGCAGGAGATCAAGCGGATCACCGCCAAGATGGGCATGGTGTTCCAGCACTTCAACCTCTTCCCGCACCTGACCGTGCAGGAGAACCTCGAGCTCGCCCCGCGTCTGGTGAAGGGCGAGTCTTCCGAGGCCCTGCGCCGGCGCAGCAGCGAGCTGCTCGAGAAGGTGGGCCTCACCGGCCGCGCCGCGGCCTACCCGGCCAAGCTCTCCGGCGGCCAGAAGCAGCGCGTCGCCATCGCCCGCGCGCTGATGATGAACCCGGAGATCCTGCTGTTCGACGAGCCGACCTCGGCCCTCGACCCCGAGCTCACGGGCGAAGTGCTCCAGGTCATGAAGAGCCTCGCTGAGGAGCACATGACGATGATCGTCGTCACGCACGAGATGGGCTTCGCCCGGGAGGTCGCCAGCCGCGTCCTCTTCATGGACAACGGCGAGATCATCGAGTCCGGCCCGCCCGAGCAGCTCTTCGGCAGCCCGCAGCACGAGCGGACAAAGGCTTTCCTGGGCCGCAGCTATCAGTAG
- a CDS encoding gamma-glutamyl-gamma-aminobutyrate hydrolase family protein, translated as MKKPMIGVLPLYDEEKESYWMLPGYMKGIEAAGGIPVMLPLTADPEVITAMAHTFDGFLFTGGHDVHPELYGERVEPVCGEPCRERDEMERMLFREVTAMDKPAFGICRELQLFNALLGGTLYQDIPTQFGSDIQVNHQQQPPYDQPVHRVYIEKGDPLHEMLQTDSMEVNSYHHQGIKQLSSQLVAAAKAEDGMIEAVRMPDKKFVLAVQWHPEFSYTSDPYNFRLFEEFVSSCKS; from the coding sequence ATGAAAAAGCCCATGATCGGAGTATTGCCGTTATACGATGAGGAAAAAGAGAGCTATTGGATGCTGCCAGGCTACATGAAAGGCATTGAGGCTGCAGGGGGAATTCCTGTCATGCTTCCTTTGACGGCAGATCCGGAAGTCATTACGGCGATGGCCCATACGTTTGACGGGTTTCTTTTTACAGGGGGGCATGATGTGCATCCCGAGCTGTACGGAGAGCGGGTCGAGCCGGTCTGCGGCGAGCCGTGCAGGGAGCGGGATGAAATGGAGAGAATGCTGTTCCGGGAAGTCACGGCAATGGACAAGCCCGCTTTCGGCATCTGCCGGGAACTGCAGTTGTTCAATGCCTTGCTCGGCGGCACGCTCTATCAGGATATTCCGACGCAGTTCGGATCGGACATCCAGGTCAATCACCAGCAGCAGCCGCCCTACGATCAACCGGTCCATAGAGTATACATAGAAAAGGGAGACCCGCTTCACGAGATGCTTCAAACGGACTCCATGGAAGTGAACAGCTACCACCATCAGGGCATCAAGCAGTTGTCCTCCCAATTGGTTGCCGCAGCGAAAGCGGAGGACGGCATGATCGAAGCGGTGAGGATGCCGGACAAGAAGTTTGTCTTGGCCGTGCAGTGGCATCCGGAATTCAGCTATACTTCGGACCCGTATAACTTCAGATTGTTCGAGGAATTCGTGAGCAGCTGTAAGAGTTAA
- a CDS encoding ROK family protein, translating to MDKYIIGIDLGGTNIKSAVFTSEFEPILERSDSTDAGLGPAHVLGKIKIIIKTMLLESGIDRHSVLCMGMGIPGLLDPREGISIFSPNFPHWENIHVVKEMQREFPFPVFIDNDVRLNLYGEWLHGAGVGRRNIVLLTLGTGLGSGILADGRVLYGQTSSAGEIGHMNMVREGRPCRCGSSGCLGRYVSATGMVRTFTEELDQGRESLIRSWVKNDSQQITAKMISDAYDLGDPLAIEVMHETGRLLGFGLATFINLLNPELVIIGGGMSAAGDRLLGTVRDTIRKHALKLSSEACQVVQAALGGRSGMLGAAVYAARRVEGKW from the coding sequence ATGGATAAATATATCATCGGGATCGACTTGGGCGGGACGAATATCAAATCGGCTGTTTTTACTTCGGAGTTCGAACCGATTCTCGAACGAAGTGATTCTACAGACGCCGGGTTGGGACCGGCTCATGTGCTGGGTAAAATCAAAATCATCATTAAAACGATGCTGCTGGAGTCGGGGATCGATCGGCACTCGGTGCTGTGCATGGGAATGGGGATTCCGGGCCTGCTAGATCCGAGAGAGGGAATATCCATCTTTTCACCGAATTTCCCGCATTGGGAGAACATCCATGTGGTGAAGGAGATGCAGCGCGAGTTCCCGTTTCCGGTATTTATCGATAATGATGTCCGGCTCAATCTCTACGGGGAATGGCTGCACGGGGCTGGGGTCGGCCGCAGGAACATCGTCCTGCTGACACTTGGGACGGGGCTGGGTTCGGGCATCTTGGCTGACGGAAGAGTGCTGTACGGCCAAACTTCATCAGCCGGGGAGATCGGCCATATGAACATGGTCCGGGAGGGCCGTCCGTGCCGCTGCGGCAGCTCGGGCTGTCTTGGCAGGTATGTCTCCGCCACAGGCATGGTCAGGACGTTCACGGAGGAGCTTGATCAAGGCAGGGAGAGTCTTATCCGCAGCTGGGTAAAAAACGATTCCCAGCAAATCACTGCGAAAATGATTTCCGATGCGTACGATCTGGGAGATCCATTGGCCATCGAGGTGATGCATGAGACGGGCAGACTGCTTGGTTTTGGGCTTGCAACCTTCATCAACCTTTTGAATCCCGAACTCGTCATTATTGGCGGGGGGATGTCAGCTGCGGGGGATCGACTGCTCGGTACGGTCCGCGATACCATTCGGAAGCATGCGTTAAAGCTTTCGTCTGAAGCGTGTCAGGTGGTCCAGGCTGCATTGGGCGGCAGATCCGGGATGCTGGGTGCCGCCGTTTATGCCGCAAGGAGGGTAGAGGGCAAGTGGTAA
- a CDS encoding NlpC/P60 family protein — MLHAQTAEAAANVKVQINDSLVPFPEAQPFIDDANQMQIPLRALTEKLGYQIGWEKDGEIVKVTLTNNKQTIALQTGSSKAEVDGKSVRLESPVQFLNGSVYLPLRFVSETFGYRIQWDAANRIAIINQDGQYHAPAWYKPQIAAQSQAQPAQQTQSLQSSIIQTAYKYLGTPYVWGGSSPGGFDCSGYVSYVFAQFGTQLPRTSLEMYQSAGTAVTDLQTGDLVFFAESGRVSHVGIYVGNGQFISAASSSGVSVASITTGYWGKRYVGAKRV; from the coding sequence ATGCTTCATGCCCAGACGGCCGAAGCGGCCGCCAATGTCAAAGTTCAAATTAACGACTCGCTCGTCCCCTTCCCGGAGGCCCAGCCATTCATCGATGACGCCAACCAGATGCAGATTCCGCTGCGTGCGCTGACGGAGAAGCTCGGTTATCAGATCGGGTGGGAAAAAGATGGGGAGATCGTCAAAGTCACCCTTACGAACAACAAACAAACGATTGCCCTCCAGACGGGCAGCAGTAAGGCTGAAGTGGACGGCAAATCCGTCCGGCTCGAATCGCCGGTCCAATTCTTGAACGGCAGCGTGTACCTGCCTCTGCGTTTCGTCTCCGAAACTTTCGGCTACCGCATCCAGTGGGATGCCGCTAACCGCATCGCCATCATTAACCAGGACGGCCAGTATCATGCCCCGGCCTGGTACAAGCCGCAGATAGCGGCCCAAAGCCAGGCACAGCCGGCGCAGCAAACGCAGTCTCTGCAATCGTCCATCATCCAAACGGCCTACAAATATTTGGGCACGCCTTATGTGTGGGGCGGCAGCTCGCCCGGCGGCTTTGACTGCTCCGGATATGTAAGCTACGTCTTTGCACAGTTCGGCACCCAGCTTCCGCGCACCTCGCTCGAGATGTACCAATCGGCCGGCACGGCAGTGACAGACCTGCAGACAGGCGATCTGGTCTTCTTTGCAGAGAGCGGACGAGTATCGCATGTAGGCATCTATGTGGGCAACGGTCAGTTTATTTCCGCAGCGAGCTCCTCGGGCGTCTCCGTAGCCAGCATCACCACGGGCTATTGGGGCAAAAGGTACGTGGGAGCGAAGCGCGTGTAG
- a CDS encoding transglycosylase domain-containing protein has product MEPSHETQQQPKKKASPFKIILLLLGSVLAVVGLGGLGWGIQTYRQMYAGTDISLLDKEPARSTFFYDRSGAVITELTNARMEYMLLNHFPKIMLDAVTAVEDARFYEHHGLDYQGIARAFYQNLKSGYTVEGGSTITQQLAKTMLLTPEQTYRRKLKEAVASLKIEDTYSKDQILEKYLNYIYFGEGAWGLQRAAETYFGKDASQLTLAESALLAGIPKSPTNYSPVKKPEASKERRNLVLSLMAEQGRITPAQRDEAMKEEIRLAAPAAQQTAKIYPSYIDHVINEASQKYGLTEQQILSSGLHIHTNLDPKVQQAAEEVYRNPDFFPEDKGGLQSGIVLMEPQTGAVLGIVGSRNPDPKFREFNYATQNERQPGSTLKPLLVYAPALAAGFGPRDQIYDTETDFGGGYTPMNYRKQFHGWVTLEEALVESYNIPAVALLKEIGIDQGLEFGRKAGLPLQEADRTLGIALGGMSKGTSPLQMAQAYTMFANNGNLAKAYAIRKITDAQGNLVGRETQPVLEPMLEPGAAYTMTKMLEKVVTEGTGRSARMDRPVAGKTGTTQLPDTPEFKDRWGNQIDGSKDAWFVGYTPELVAAVWLGYEKTNKDHYLTTTGGKYPASLFKEVVSRALKDVPVTAFSRPEKYRAYAGGRKRINGENAPKYAERTGESGTAKAAGTPAAPAAAPAPQEAAAAAAAGAQAQTPEAAGAKGEARPAAAGGAAKEPAGGQPGAEGTAAAKEGAAAGGASPPAGGDTAAGAGADGTGADGTGAGEAGPAAGTGGGTAEGTAPPAGSGSTAGSEPPPQTAGGGTGAGSSTQPGGDEADAPAPEAAAGTAAGTGTGATP; this is encoded by the coding sequence ATGGAGCCTTCACATGAAACACAGCAGCAGCCTAAGAAAAAAGCGTCTCCTTTCAAAATCATCCTGCTGCTGCTCGGATCGGTGCTTGCTGTTGTCGGATTGGGCGGACTTGGCTGGGGGATTCAGACTTACCGCCAGATGTATGCAGGTACGGACATTTCGCTGCTGGACAAGGAGCCGGCCCGTTCGACCTTTTTCTATGACCGCAGCGGCGCGGTGATCACCGAGCTGACGAATGCCAGAATGGAATATATGCTGCTGAACCATTTTCCGAAAATCATGCTCGATGCGGTGACGGCTGTCGAGGATGCGCGGTTCTACGAGCATCACGGGCTCGATTACCAGGGGATTGCGCGCGCGTTCTACCAGAACCTGAAGTCCGGGTATACGGTGGAGGGCGGCAGCACGATCACCCAGCAGCTGGCCAAAACGATGCTGCTCACCCCGGAGCAGACGTACCGGAGGAAGCTGAAGGAGGCTGTAGCCTCACTGAAAATCGAAGATACATACAGCAAGGACCAAATTCTCGAAAAGTATCTTAACTACATTTATTTCGGGGAAGGGGCGTGGGGGCTGCAGCGTGCGGCCGAGACCTATTTCGGCAAGGATGCTTCCCAGCTGACCCTCGCGGAGAGCGCGCTGCTTGCCGGCATTCCGAAGTCTCCGACGAATTATTCGCCCGTGAAGAAGCCCGAAGCGTCTAAGGAGAGGCGCAATCTGGTGCTGTCGCTGATGGCCGAGCAGGGGAGAATCACGCCGGCACAGCGGGATGAGGCGATGAAAGAAGAGATCCGGTTGGCTGCTCCCGCCGCCCAGCAGACCGCCAAGATTTATCCCTCCTATATCGATCATGTGATTAACGAAGCCTCCCAGAAGTATGGACTGACCGAGCAGCAGATTTTGTCTTCCGGCCTCCACATCCATACGAACCTCGATCCTAAGGTGCAACAAGCGGCGGAAGAGGTGTACCGGAACCCTGACTTTTTCCCCGAGGACAAAGGGGGGCTGCAGAGCGGGATTGTGCTCATGGAACCGCAGACGGGCGCGGTGCTGGGCATCGTGGGCTCCCGCAACCCGGACCCGAAGTTCCGGGAGTTCAACTACGCCACACAGAATGAACGCCAGCCGGGATCGACCCTCAAGCCGCTGCTTGTCTATGCTCCCGCCTTGGCTGCGGGGTTTGGGCCGAGGGACCAGATCTACGATACCGAGACGGATTTTGGAGGCGGGTATACCCCGATGAACTACCGCAAGCAGTTCCACGGCTGGGTTACGCTGGAGGAGGCGCTGGTCGAATCGTACAATATTCCGGCCGTCGCCCTGCTGAAGGAGATCGGGATCGACCAGGGGCTCGAGTTCGGCCGGAAGGCCGGACTGCCGCTGCAGGAAGCGGACCGTACGCTCGGGATTGCGCTGGGCGGGATGAGTAAAGGAACCTCCCCGCTGCAGATGGCGCAGGCTTATACCATGTTTGCCAACAACGGCAATCTGGCTAAGGCGTATGCGATCCGCAAGATCACGGATGCCCAGGGCAACCTGGTCGGCCGGGAAACGCAGCCGGTGCTCGAGCCGATGCTGGAGCCGGGGGCGGCTTACACGATGACGAAGATGCTCGAGAAGGTCGTCACGGAAGGGACCGGGCGCAGTGCGAGGATGGACAGGCCGGTGGCCGGCAAGACAGGGACGACCCAACTGCCGGATACGCCGGAATTCAAGGACCGCTGGGGCAACCAGATCGACGGGTCCAAGGATGCCTGGTTCGTCGGCTATACGCCGGAGCTCGTGGCGGCTGTGTGGCTCGGCTACGAGAAGACGAACAAGGACCACTACCTGACCACGACGGGGGGCAAATATCCGGCATCCTTGTTCAAGGAGGTCGTGAGCCGAGCGCTGAAGGATGTTCCGGTGACGGCTTTCTCCAGGCCGGAAAAGTACCGCGCCTACGCCGGAGGCCGCAAGCGGATTAACGGCGAGAACGCGCCGAAGTATGCCGAGCGGACCGGGGAGAGCGGGACGGCCAAGGCCGCCGGGACGCCGGCGGCTCCGGCAGCGGCTCCCGCGCCGCAGGAGGCCGCGGCTGCGGCTGCGGCCGGTGCGCAGGCCCAGACGCCTGAGGCGGCGGGGGCCAAAGGCGAAGCCCGGCCGGCGGCCGCAGGCGGTGCGGCGAAGGAGCCGGCCGGCGGCCAGCCGGGGGCGGAAGGGACTGCCGCTGCCAAGGAGGGGGCGGCAGCCGGGGGCGCTTCGCCTCCGGCCGGCGGGGACACGGCCGCGGGTGCAGGCGCCGACGGCACGGGCGCCGACGGCACGGGCGCCGGCGAGGCCGGGCCGGCTGCCGGGACGGGCGGCGGCACGGCGGAGGGCACCGCGCCTCCAGCCGGCAGCGGCAGCACCGCCGGAAGCGAGCCGCCGCCGCAGACGGCCGGCGGCGGTACCGGAGCCGGCAGCAGCACGCAGCCGGGCGGTGACGAAGCGGATGCGCCGGCGCCGGAGGCAGCCGCAGGCACGGCGGCAGGTACCGGCACGGGCGCGACACCGTAG
- a CDS encoding acyl-CoA dehydrogenase family protein, whose translation MIQGQNGWPDRWVRSEREAAIASRSERLAAVFAERAPKHDEEGSFPFDNFADLRADGYLALTVPREFGGEEASLYELVLGQERLARGDGSTALAVGWHLVQLFHLRYTGSWPEALFASFCREVVEHGALTNLLATEPSTGSPSRGGRPATTARRTDGGWLLHGRKTFSTLSPILQQFTVTAAVEGTEDTGEFFVRRTAAVRVEETWNTLGMRATGSHDVVLEGAFVPDDEVIRLTSGVRHPAEEDTGWLLHIPACYLGIAWAARDWALDYALTYAPNSLNGPISELPHIRRQIGEMEAEWMTARTLLYTAADRWDADPDGRLSMKGEIALAKYTAVNAAQRIVDLAMRIVGGASLSRRCPLERLYRDVRAGLHNPPMDDIVIAGLAARALAEREQRVRQPGGAQAAGPLS comes from the coding sequence ATGATTCAGGGACAGAACGGCTGGCCGGACCGGTGGGTCCGCAGCGAGAGGGAGGCGGCGATCGCCTCAAGATCGGAGCGCTTGGCGGCTGTATTCGCGGAGCGGGCGCCGAAGCATGACGAGGAAGGGAGCTTCCCTTTCGATAACTTCGCCGATCTCCGGGCGGACGGGTATCTCGCCCTTACGGTGCCCAGGGAATTCGGCGGCGAGGAAGCTTCCTTGTATGAGCTGGTGCTCGGCCAGGAGAGGCTGGCCCGGGGAGACGGCTCCACGGCGCTGGCGGTCGGCTGGCATCTCGTCCAGCTGTTTCATCTGCGCTATACGGGGTCCTGGCCCGAAGCGCTGTTCGCCTCCTTCTGCCGGGAGGTGGTCGAGCACGGCGCGCTCACCAACCTGCTGGCGACGGAGCCGTCGACCGGGTCGCCGAGCCGCGGAGGCAGACCCGCTACCACGGCGAGACGGACCGATGGCGGCTGGCTCCTTCACGGGCGCAAAACGTTCAGCACGTTAAGCCCCATCCTCCAGCAGTTTACCGTGACGGCTGCGGTGGAGGGCACGGAGGACACGGGCGAATTTTTCGTACGCCGCACGGCCGCCGTACGGGTGGAAGAGACATGGAACACGCTCGGCATGCGGGCCACCGGCAGTCACGATGTGGTCCTCGAGGGAGCCTTCGTCCCGGACGACGAAGTGATCCGCCTCACGTCCGGGGTGAGGCATCCGGCGGAAGAAGACACCGGCTGGCTCCTCCATATTCCGGCCTGCTATCTCGGGATCGCCTGGGCGGCCCGGGACTGGGCGCTGGATTATGCGCTCACCTATGCTCCGAACAGCCTGAACGGGCCGATCTCCGAGCTGCCGCATATCCGGCGCCAGATCGGAGAGATGGAGGCCGAATGGATGACCGCGCGCACGCTTCTCTACACGGCCGCCGACCGCTGGGACGCCGATCCGGACGGGCGGCTTTCGATGAAGGGCGAAATCGCGCTCGCCAAGTACACGGCCGTGAACGCCGCGCAGCGGATCGTCGACCTGGCGATGCGGATCGTCGGCGGAGCCAGCCTCTCGCGCCGCTGCCCGCTCGAGCGGCTCTACCGCGACGTCCGCGCCGGGCTGCACAACCCGCCGATGGACGATATCGTCATCGCGGGGCTGGCCGCCCGGGCTCTCGCGGAGCGGGAGCAGCGCGTGCGGCAGCCGGGCGGGGCGCAGGCGGCGGGTCCGCTGAGCTGA
- a CDS encoding pectinesterase family protein: MRQITVSQDGQGDYRSIGDAIEAVRVLPLEPVTIYVKNGIYREKLVVPDNKPDITLIGESAEGTVIAWGDYAKMTDERGREIATFRTATLKVEADDFRMENLTVQNTAGYGPEIGQAVALYTAGDRQVYRRVRLIGHQDTLYTSRGRQYFEDCYIEGHVDYIFGSATVFFESCEIHSLRAGYVTAASTAERTELGYVFRGCRLTGAAEEASVYLGRPWRPAAHTVFIDTWMGPHIHPAGWDNWSNPDNERTSRYGEYGSTGPGAAPAARVPWAAALPEAQARALDVQRVLGGHDGWNPAAAQESRQ; this comes from the coding sequence ATGAGGCAGATTACCGTATCGCAGGATGGGCAGGGGGATTACCGCAGCATTGGGGACGCCATCGAAGCGGTCCGCGTGCTTCCGCTGGAGCCGGTGACGATCTATGTGAAGAACGGGATCTATCGGGAGAAGCTCGTGGTGCCCGATAACAAGCCCGATATTACACTGATCGGGGAAAGTGCGGAGGGGACGGTCATCGCCTGGGGCGACTATGCGAAGATGACGGATGAGCGCGGCCGGGAGATTGCGACCTTCCGTACGGCCACGCTCAAAGTGGAGGCGGATGACTTCCGCATGGAAAACCTGACGGTACAGAATACCGCAGGGTACGGGCCGGAGATCGGCCAGGCGGTTGCCCTGTACACGGCTGGCGACCGGCAGGTGTACCGGAGGGTCCGTCTGATCGGCCACCAGGATACGCTCTATACGAGCCGGGGGCGGCAGTATTTTGAGGACTGCTACATCGAGGGGCATGTCGATTATATATTCGGCTCGGCGACGGTCTTCTTCGAGTCGTGTGAGATCCACAGCCTGCGCGCAGGCTATGTCACCGCGGCTTCAACGGCAGAGCGCACCGAGCTTGGCTATGTGTTCCGCGGCTGCAGACTGACCGGCGCTGCCGAAGAAGCCTCCGTCTACCTGGGCCGGCCGTGGCGCCCTGCGGCGCATACGGTCTTCATCGATACCTGGATGGGGCCGCATATTCATCCGGCCGGATGGGACAACTGGAGCAATCCGGACAATGAGCGGACCTCCCGCTATGGGGAGTACGGCAGCACCGGACCGGGAGCGGCTCCAGCAGCGCGGGTGCCCTGGGCCGCAGCCCTGCCGGAGGCGCAGGCGCGGGCGCTTGATGTGCAGCGCGTGCTGGGCGGGCACGACGGGTGGAACCCGGCGGCGGCGCAGGAGTCGCGGCAGTAA
- the yhfH gene encoding protein YhfH, producing the protein MHPRIKENQPSFSLNSSKSCTQCGEAMEELFDCHISTCSTCRGYTFYDIKPSGFAPLKPPVSS; encoded by the coding sequence ATGCACCCTCGTATCAAAGAAAATCAACCTTCCTTTAGCCTTAATTCATCCAAGTCCTGCACCCAATGCGGCGAGGCGATGGAAGAGCTGTTCGACTGTCATATCAGCACGTGTTCTACTTGCAGAGGGTACACCTTCTATGACATCAAGCCGTCCGGTTTCGCCCCTCTGAAGCCGCCGGTCTCCTCCTAA